Proteins from a genomic interval of Pseudomonas anuradhapurensis:
- the queG gene encoding tRNA epoxyqueuosine(34) reductase QueG, whose amino-acid sequence MSACTPDLAQLAQSIKIWGQELGFAHVGIAGVDLGEHEHHLQRWLDAGYQGEMEYLGAHGSKRAHPEQLIPGTVRVVSLRMDYLPGDTQMAQRLAQPEKAYVSRYALGRDYHKLVRKRVQFLADRIQEAIGPFGYRAFVDSAPVLEKALAEQAGLGWIGKNTLLLNRKAGSYFFLAELFVDLPLPVDEATASEHCGRCQACLDICPTQAFVGPYVLDARRCISYLTIELRGPIPVELRAKMGNRVFGCDDCQIVCPWNRFARHSQEQDFQPRHGLENTELAEMFLWDERTFLRKTEGGPLRRAGYERWLRNLAVGLGNAPSTIPVIEALKARREDASELVREHVEWALAQHGVQ is encoded by the coding sequence ATGTCCGCTTGTACGCCTGACCTCGCCCAACTGGCCCAATCCATCAAGATTTGGGGCCAAGAACTCGGTTTTGCCCATGTTGGCATCGCCGGGGTCGACCTTGGCGAGCACGAACATCACCTGCAACGCTGGCTCGATGCCGGCTACCAGGGCGAGATGGAATACCTCGGCGCCCATGGCAGCAAACGCGCACACCCGGAGCAACTGATTCCCGGCACGGTGCGTGTGGTATCGCTGCGCATGGATTACCTGCCCGGCGACACGCAGATGGCGCAGCGCCTGGCACAGCCGGAAAAAGCCTACGTGTCACGCTATGCCCTGGGTCGGGACTACCACAAGCTGGTGCGCAAACGCGTGCAGTTCCTGGCCGACCGCATCCAGGAAGCCATCGGCCCGTTCGGCTACCGCGCCTTCGTCGACAGCGCCCCCGTGCTGGAAAAGGCCCTGGCCGAGCAGGCCGGGCTGGGCTGGATCGGCAAGAACACGCTGTTGCTCAACCGCAAGGCAGGCAGCTACTTCTTCCTCGCCGAACTGTTCGTCGACCTGCCGCTGCCGGTGGACGAGGCCACTGCCAGCGAGCATTGCGGGCGTTGCCAGGCCTGCCTGGACATCTGCCCGACCCAGGCATTCGTCGGGCCCTATGTGCTCGATGCACGGCGTTGCATCTCCTACCTGACCATCGAGCTGAGGGGGCCGATCCCGGTCGAGCTACGCGCCAAGATGGGTAACCGGGTGTTCGGTTGCGATGATTGCCAGATCGTCTGCCCATGGAACCGCTTTGCCAGGCACAGCCAGGAGCAGGACTTCCAACCACGCCACGGCCTGGAAAATACCGAACTGGCCGAGATGTTCCTGTGGGATGAAAGGACCTTCCTGCGCAAGACCGAGGGCGGGCCGTTGCGCCGGGCCGGGTATGAGCGCTGGTTGCGCAACCTGGCGGTGGGGCTGGGCAATGCGCCGTCGACGATCCCGGTCATCGAAGCCTTGAAAGCGCGGCGCGAGGATGCCTCGGAGCTGGTGCGCGAACATGTGGAGTGGGCGTTGGCGCAGCACGGCGTTCAATAG
- the miaA gene encoding tRNA (adenosine(37)-N6)-dimethylallyltransferase MiaA: protein MSGKPPAIFLMGPTAAGKTDLAIELTKVLPCELISVDSALVYRGMDIGSAKPSKEILAAYPHRLIDIRDPAESYSAAQFRADALEAMAEITARGKIPLLVGGTMLYYKALIEGLADMPAADAAVRAELEAQAEALGLAELHRQLAEVDPESAARIHPNDPQRLIRALEVYRVSGESMTVHRQRQFAESRGADAGAGGHLPYTVASLAIAPTDRHILHQRIALRFSQMLEQGFVEEVRSLRARSDLHAGLPSIRAVGYRQVWDYLDGKLTENEMRERGIIATRQLAKRQFTWLRGWPEVHWLDSLACDNLSRTLKYLGAISILS from the coding sequence ATGAGCGGCAAGCCCCCTGCAATATTCCTGATGGGCCCGACGGCGGCCGGCAAGACCGACTTGGCCATCGAACTGACCAAGGTCCTGCCCTGTGAACTGATCAGCGTCGATTCGGCCCTGGTCTACCGCGGCATGGACATCGGTTCGGCCAAGCCTTCGAAGGAAATCCTCGCCGCCTACCCGCACCGGCTGATCGACATTCGCGATCCGGCCGAGAGCTACTCGGCTGCGCAGTTCCGTGCCGATGCCCTGGAGGCCATGGCTGAAATCACTGCCCGCGGCAAGATCCCCTTGCTGGTGGGCGGCACCATGCTCTATTACAAGGCGTTGATCGAGGGGCTGGCCGACATGCCGGCCGCCGATGCTGCGGTACGTGCCGAGCTGGAAGCCCAGGCCGAGGCCCTGGGGCTGGCCGAGCTGCACCGCCAGCTGGCCGAAGTCGACCCGGAGTCGGCGGCGCGCATCCACCCCAACGACCCGCAACGGTTGATCCGGGCGCTGGAGGTATACCGGGTGAGTGGCGAAAGCATGACAGTCCATCGTCAGCGTCAATTCGCGGAAAGTCGCGGCGCAGACGCAGGCGCTGGCGGACATTTGCCCTATACTGTCGCGAGTTTGGCGATTGCTCCTACAGATCGTCACATTTTGCATCAGCGAATTGCGTTACGATTTTCGCAAATGTTGGAACAGGGCTTTGTCGAGGAGGTCCGATCGCTGCGAGCCAGAAGTGACTTGCACGCCGGGCTGCCGTCTATACGGGCAGTGGGGTATAGGCAGGTCTGGGACTACCTTGACGGCAAGCTGACTGAGAATGAGATGCGTGAACGCGGTATCATTGCTACCCGGCAGCTGGCCAAGCGGCAGTTCACCTGGTTGCGTGGCTGGCCGGAAGTGCATTGGCTTGACAGCCTGGCCTGCGACAATCTGTCCCGCACCTTGAAATACCTTGGGGCCATCTCCATATTGAGCTGA
- a CDS encoding trimeric intracellular cation channel family protein, translating into MLLMLYLIAITAEAMTGALSAGRRGMDWFGVVLIACVTALGGGSVRDVLLGHYPLTWVKHPEYLVLTSCAALLTIFIAPMMRRLRSLFLVLDALGLVAFTLIGCMTALEMGQGMLVASLSGVITGVFGGILRDIFCNDIPLVFRRELYASVSFAAAWFYLGCVYFKVPAEQAMLLTLFGGFLLRLLAIRFHWEMPKFHYNDQQ; encoded by the coding sequence ATGTTGTTGATGCTCTACCTGATTGCCATCACCGCCGAAGCCATGACCGGTGCGTTGTCTGCCGGCCGTCGCGGCATGGACTGGTTCGGCGTGGTGCTGATTGCCTGCGTCACCGCCCTTGGGGGGGGCTCGGTGCGTGACGTACTGCTCGGGCACTACCCGCTGACCTGGGTGAAGCACCCGGAGTATCTGGTACTGACCAGTTGTGCGGCGCTGTTGACCATTTTCATTGCGCCGATGATGCGCCGCTTGCGCTCGCTGTTCCTGGTGCTCGATGCCCTGGGGCTGGTGGCCTTTACCCTGATTGGCTGCATGACTGCACTGGAGATGGGGCAGGGCATGCTGGTGGCATCCCTCAGCGGGGTCATTACCGGGGTGTTTGGCGGGATCCTGCGGGATATCTTCTGCAACGACATTCCCTTGGTGTTCCGTCGCGAGTTGTACGCCAGTGTCTCGTTTGCGGCGGCCTGGTTCTACCTGGGCTGCGTGTACTTCAAGGTGCCGGCGGAGCAGGCGATGCTGCTGACGTTGTTTGGCGGCTTCCTGTTGCGCCTGCTGGCGATCCGCTTCCACTGGGAAATGCCCAAGTTTCACTACAACGACCAGCAGTAA
- a CDS encoding NAD(P)H-hydrate dehydratase, with amino-acid sequence MPQTKHPSHAPQLLSSVSVARLPARQAQAHKGDFGHVLVVGGDLGTGGAALLSAEAALRCGAGLVSVATRPEHVAAGLTRMPEAMCLGVESANQLMAVLERASVLVVGPGLGQAAWGRSLLSAVANAERPQVWDADALNLLARTPLALPSGSILTPHPGEAARLLGISTEAVQVDRQGAARKLARRYNSVCVLKGAGTLVADPAGQLLLCERGHPAMAGAGLGDVLTGVLAALLAQGLDAWQAAGLGVWLHACAGERLGVKGRGLAASDLAPVIRELLEEHSACLA; translated from the coding sequence ATGCCGCAGACCAAACACCCCAGCCATGCCCCGCAACTGCTCAGCAGCGTGAGCGTCGCCCGCCTGCCGGCGCGGCAGGCGCAGGCCCACAAAGGCGACTTCGGCCATGTGCTGGTGGTCGGTGGCGACCTCGGTACCGGGGGCGCCGCGTTGCTCAGTGCCGAAGCCGCGCTGCGCTGTGGTGCCGGCCTGGTCAGTGTGGCAACCCGCCCTGAACATGTTGCTGCCGGCCTGACCCGCATGCCCGAGGCCATGTGCCTGGGGGTCGAATCGGCCAACCAGTTGATGGCGGTGCTGGAGCGTGCTTCGGTGCTGGTGGTCGGCCCCGGCCTGGGCCAGGCGGCCTGGGGCCGCAGCCTGCTGTCGGCGGTGGCCAATGCCGAGCGCCCGCAGGTGTGGGATGCCGATGCCCTGAACTTGCTGGCGCGCACCCCGCTGGCCTTGCCCAGTGGCAGCATTCTCACCCCGCACCCGGGGGAAGCGGCGCGGCTGCTGGGGATTTCTACCGAGGCGGTGCAGGTCGACCGCCAGGGCGCCGCGCGCAAGCTGGCGCGGCGTTACAACAGTGTCTGCGTGCTCAAGGGCGCTGGCACGCTGGTCGCCGACCCGGCCGGGCAGCTGCTGCTGTGCGAGCGCGGCCACCCGGCCATGGCCGGTGCCGGCCTGGGCGATGTGCTGACCGGCGTGCTGGCGGCGCTGTTGGCCCAGGGCCTGGATGCCTGGCAGGCCGCTGGGCTGGGGGTATGGCTGCACGCCTGTGCGGGCGAACGCCTGGGCGTCAAAGGTAGAGGCCTGGCCGCCAGCGATCTGGCACCGGTCATTCGAGAGTTGTTGGAGGAGCATTCTGCGTGTCTGGCTTAA
- the tsaE gene encoding tRNA (adenosine(37)-N6)-threonylcarbamoyltransferase complex ATPase subunit type 1 TsaE — translation MFLADEAATVKFGAQLAEVTGGHGVIFLEGDLGAGKTTLSRGLIRGLGHTGAVKSPTFTVVEPYEIGEVRAFHFDLYRLVDPEELEFMGIRDYFEGDPLCLFEWPQKGAGVLPKPDLTITISPQAGGRSLNLSPQGARGEAWCVALAEHHKQ, via the coding sequence CTGTTTCTGGCCGATGAAGCGGCCACGGTCAAATTCGGCGCACAACTGGCCGAGGTGACCGGCGGTCACGGCGTGATCTTTCTGGAAGGTGACCTGGGCGCGGGCAAAACCACGCTGTCGCGTGGCCTGATCCGTGGCCTGGGCCATACTGGTGCAGTGAAAAGCCCGACCTTCACCGTGGTCGAACCCTACGAAATCGGTGAGGTCCGAGCTTTCCACTTTGACCTGTACCGCCTGGTCGATCCGGAAGAGCTGGAATTCATGGGCATTCGTGACTATTTCGAGGGCGACCCGCTGTGCCTGTTCGAGTGGCCACAAAAGGGTGCGGGCGTTTTGCCAAAGCCTGACCTGACCATTACCATAAGCCCCCAAGCGGGCGGACGCTCGCTGAACCTTTCGCCGCAGGGGGCTCGCGGCGAGGCCTGGTGCGTGGCACTGGCCGAACATCATAAACAGTAA
- a CDS encoding N-acetylmuramoyl-L-alanine amidase gives MRIRALVAIVGLLLTTVTVDALAVTQVKSMRLWRAPDNTRLVFDLSGPVQHSVFTLSAPDRLVIDINGATLAAPLNVATSNTPISSVRSAQRTPTDLRVVVDLKKSVTPKSFTLAPNAQYGNRLVVDLYDQEADAIAASAPTPPPTPVQAPATTPAVPVTPAQPAIKLPPVPNGKRDIVVAIDAGHGGEDPGASGSRGQHEKDIVLQIAKELQRQINSEKGFRAELTRTGDYFIPLRKRTEIARKKGADLFISIHADAAPSRAAFGASVFALSDRGATSETARWLADTENRSDLIGGAGNVSLDDKDRMLAGVLLDLSMTATLSSSLNVGQKVLGNMGRITSLHKQRVEQAGFMVLKSPDIPSILVETGFISNNNEAAKLATASHQQALARSIHTGVRQYFQQNPPPGTYIAWLRDTGKIAAGPREHTVRPGETLAMIAVRYQVSVTSLRNANSLKSDELKVGQRLDIPATTLAAQ, from the coding sequence ATGCGCATACGCGCACTGGTCGCCATCGTTGGGCTGCTGCTGACAACGGTGACCGTTGACGCTCTGGCCGTCACTCAAGTCAAGAGCATGCGCCTGTGGCGCGCGCCAGACAACACGCGGCTGGTCTTCGACCTGTCTGGCCCCGTGCAGCATAGCGTCTTCACCCTGAGCGCACCGGACCGCCTGGTTATCGACATCAATGGCGCGACCCTGGCCGCGCCGTTGAACGTGGCCACTTCCAACACGCCGATCAGCAGCGTGCGTTCGGCCCAGCGCACCCCGACCGACCTGCGTGTGGTGGTCGACCTAAAAAAGTCGGTCACCCCGAAAAGCTTTACCCTGGCGCCCAATGCCCAGTACGGCAACCGCCTGGTGGTCGACCTGTACGACCAGGAAGCCGACGCCATCGCCGCCAGTGCGCCAACCCCGCCGCCGACGCCGGTGCAAGCGCCTGCAACCACGCCAGCCGTGCCGGTCACCCCGGCCCAGCCTGCCATCAAGCTGCCGCCGGTGCCCAACGGCAAACGCGACATCGTGGTGGCCATCGACGCCGGCCACGGCGGCGAAGACCCGGGCGCTTCCGGCTCGCGTGGCCAGCATGAGAAGGACATCGTGCTGCAGATCGCCAAGGAACTGCAGCGCCAGATCAACAGCGAAAAAGGCTTCCGGGCCGAGCTGACCCGCACCGGCGACTATTTCATCCCGCTGCGCAAGCGCACCGAGATCGCCCGCAAGAAGGGCGCTGACCTGTTCATCTCGATCCATGCCGATGCCGCGCCGTCCCGTGCCGCCTTCGGTGCCTCGGTATTCGCCCTGTCCGACCGCGGCGCCACTTCCGAAACCGCGCGCTGGCTGGCCGACACGGAAAACCGTTCCGACCTGATCGGCGGTGCCGGTAACGTCAGCCTCGACGACAAGGACCGCATGCTCGCCGGGGTATTGCTCGACCTGTCGATGACCGCCACGCTCAGCTCCAGCCTCAATGTCGGGCAGAAGGTGCTGGGCAACATGGGGCGTATCACCTCGCTGCACAAGCAGCGTGTGGAACAGGCCGGCTTCATGGTGTTGAAGTCGCCGGACATCCCGTCGATCCTCGTTGAAACCGGGTTCATCTCGAACAACAACGAAGCCGCCAAGCTTGCTACCGCGAGCCACCAGCAGGCCCTGGCCCGTTCGATCCACACCGGTGTGCGCCAGTACTTCCAGCAGAACCCGCCGCCTGGCACCTACATTGCCTGGCTGCGCGACACCGGCAAGATCGCCGCAGGCCCGCGTGAGCACACGGTCCGTCCTGGCGAGACCCTGGCGATGATCGCGGTCCGCTACCAGGTCAGCGTGACCAGCCTGCGCAACGCCAACAGCCTCAAGAGCGATGAGCTGAAGGTCGGCCAGCGCCTCGATATCCCTGCCACCACCTTGGCCGCGCAATGA
- the mutL gene encoding DNA mismatch repair endonuclease MutL, whose product MSGGSRIQLLSPRLANQIAAGEVVERPASVAKELLENSLDSGARRIDVEVEQGGVKLLRVRDDGSGISADDLPLALARHATSKIRELEDLEGVLSLGFRGEALASISSVARLTLTSRTASASEAWQVETEGRDMTPRVQPAAHPVGTSVEVRDLFFNTPARRKFLKAEKTEFDHLQEVIRRLALARFDVGFHLRHNGKSILSLHEAHDETARARRVGAICGPGFMEQALPIDVERNGLRLWGWVGLPTFSRSQADLQYFFVNGRAVRDKLVAHAVRQAYRDVLFNGRHPTFVLFLELEPNGVDVNVHPTKHEVRFREGRSVHDFLYGTLHRALADVRPEDQLAAPAAVPEIIRPTGPQAGEFGPQGEMRLASPVLEQPRAPQQSYAGGGGGAGYQYQYTPRPAQALPAAEAQAVYREFYKPLEEGVVAASALPESQGDIPPLGYALAQLKGIYILAENAIGLVLVDMHAAHERIMYERLKVAMASEGLSGQPLLVPETLALSQREADCAEEHAQWFQRLGFELQRLGPETLAIRQIPALLKQAEANRLVQDVLADLMEYGTSDRIQAHLNELLGTMACHGAVRANRRLAIPEMNALLRDMENTERSGQCNHGRPTWTQMGLDDLDKLFLRGR is encoded by the coding sequence ATGAGTGGCGGTTCGCGCATCCAGCTGCTCAGCCCGCGGCTGGCCAACCAGATTGCCGCCGGCGAGGTTGTCGAGCGGCCGGCTTCGGTCGCCAAGGAGCTGCTGGAGAACAGCCTGGACTCTGGTGCCCGACGCATTGATGTGGAAGTAGAGCAGGGCGGCGTCAAGCTGCTGCGGGTGCGTGACGATGGCAGCGGCATTTCCGCCGATGACCTGCCACTGGCCCTGGCCCGCCACGCCACCAGCAAGATCCGCGAGCTGGAAGACCTCGAAGGGGTATTGAGCCTGGGCTTCCGCGGTGAGGCCCTGGCCTCGATCAGCTCGGTGGCACGCCTGACCCTGACCTCGCGTACCGCCAGTGCGAGCGAAGCCTGGCAGGTGGAAACCGAAGGCCGCGACATGACCCCACGGGTGCAGCCGGCGGCGCATCCGGTAGGCACGTCGGTGGAAGTGCGCGACCTGTTCTTCAACACCCCGGCGCGGCGCAAGTTCCTCAAAGCCGAGAAAACCGAATTCGACCACCTGCAGGAAGTCATCCGGCGCCTGGCGCTGGCGCGCTTCGATGTCGGCTTCCACCTGCGCCACAACGGCAAGAGCATTCTCAGCCTGCACGAAGCCCACGACGAAACCGCCCGTGCACGGCGGGTAGGCGCCATTTGCGGCCCAGGCTTCATGGAGCAGGCGCTGCCAATCGACGTAGAGCGCAATGGCCTGCGCTTGTGGGGCTGGGTCGGCCTGCCAACCTTCTCACGCAGCCAGGCCGACTTGCAGTATTTCTTCGTCAATGGCCGTGCGGTGCGCGACAAGCTGGTCGCCCACGCCGTGCGCCAGGCCTACCGTGACGTGCTGTTCAATGGCCGGCACCCCACCTTCGTGCTGTTCCTGGAGCTGGAGCCCAACGGCGTCGACGTCAACGTGCACCCGACCAAGCATGAGGTGCGTTTCCGTGAAGGGCGCTCGGTGCACGACTTCCTCTATGGCACCCTGCATCGCGCCTTGGCCGACGTGCGCCCGGAAGACCAGCTGGCCGCGCCTGCCGCCGTGCCTGAAATCATCCGCCCAACCGGGCCGCAGGCTGGTGAGTTCGGCCCTCAGGGCGAAATGCGCCTGGCCTCGCCGGTGCTCGAACAGCCACGTGCCCCGCAGCAGTCATACGCCGGTGGCGGCGGTGGCGCGGGTTACCAGTACCAGTACACCCCGCGGCCCGCGCAAGCGCTGCCGGCCGCCGAGGCGCAGGCGGTGTATCGCGAGTTTTACAAGCCGCTGGAGGAAGGTGTGGTCGCGGCGTCGGCGTTGCCCGAAAGCCAGGGCGATATTCCCCCGCTGGGCTACGCGCTGGCCCAGCTCAAGGGCATCTACATCCTGGCCGAGAACGCCATCGGCCTGGTGCTGGTGGACATGCACGCGGCCCACGAGCGCATCATGTACGAGCGCCTGAAGGTGGCCATGGCCAGCGAAGGCCTCAGTGGCCAGCCGCTGCTGGTGCCCGAGACCCTGGCCCTGAGCCAGCGCGAAGCCGACTGCGCCGAAGAGCACGCGCAGTGGTTCCAGCGCCTGGGCTTCGAACTACAGCGCCTGGGCCCCGAGACCTTGGCGATCCGCCAGATCCCGGCCTTGCTCAAGCAGGCCGAGGCCAACCGCCTGGTGCAGGATGTGCTCGCCGACCTGATGGAATACGGCACCAGCGACCGTATCCAGGCGCACCTGAACGAGCTGCTCGGCACCATGGCTTGCCATGGGGCCGTGCGCGCCAATCGGCGCCTGGCGATCCCCGAGATGAACGCCCTGCTGCGCGACATGGAAAACACCGAGCGCAGTGGCCAGTGCAACCACGGCCGTCCCACCTGGACCCAGATGGGCCTGGACGACCTGGACAAACTCTTCCTGCGCGGTCGATGA
- the orn gene encoding oligoribonuclease yields MQNPQNLIWIDLEMTGLDPDSDVIIEMATIVTDSELNTLAEGPVIAIHHSDEVLARMDEWNTRTHGASGLTQRVRESKVGMAEAEAQTIAFLEQWVPKGKSPICGNSICQDRRFLYRHMRNLENYFHYRNLDVSTLKELAARWAPSVRDSFKKGNTHLALDDIRESIAELRHYREHFIKL; encoded by the coding sequence ATGCAAAACCCACAGAACCTGATCTGGATCGACCTGGAAATGACCGGCCTGGATCCGGACAGCGATGTCATCATCGAGATGGCCACCATCGTTACCGACAGCGAGCTGAACACCCTGGCCGAAGGGCCGGTGATTGCCATCCATCACAGTGACGAAGTGTTGGCACGCATGGACGAGTGGAACACCCGCACCCATGGCGCTTCGGGCCTGACCCAGCGCGTGCGCGAGAGCAAGGTCGGTATGGCCGAAGCCGAGGCGCAGACCATCGCTTTCCTCGAACAGTGGGTGCCAAAAGGCAAATCGCCGATCTGCGGCAACAGCATCTGCCAGGACCGCCGCTTCCTCTATCGCCACATGCGCAACCTGGAAAACTACTTCCACTACCGCAACCTGGATGTCTCGACCTTGAAGGAGCTCGCTGCACGCTGGGCGCCATCGGTGCGTGACAGCTTCAAGAAAGGCAACACCCATCTGGCGCTGGATGACATCCGCGAATCGATCGCCGAACTGCGTCACTACCGCGAGCACTTCATCAAGCTGTGA